From the Comamonas odontotermitis genome, one window contains:
- a CDS encoding efflux RND transporter permease subunit translates to MNLSLPFVKRPVATVLLTIGIALAGMAAFFVLPVAPLPQVDYPVISVSASLSGASPENMASSVATPLERHLGVIAGVNEMTSNSSTGSSRVTLQFDLNRNIDGAAREVQAAINAARTDLPSDLRSNPTYRKINPSDAPVIILAMTSPTRTPGELYDEVSNVVSQRISQVDGVGDVEIGGGSLPSVRVELLPQALSKYGIATEDVRAAIQAANANRPKGAIENEGNRLQIYTPAPERKASWYQGLVVGWRDNGAVKLGDVARVIDGPANVHTMGLFNGQPAILVLITRQPGANIIDTVDNVRKLLPELQAQLPKDVNIQVASDSTNSIRSSLREIETTLMVSVALVVLVVGVFIRKARATVIPAVATVVSLLGTFAIMYLLGFSLNNLSLMALTVATGFVVDDAIVVLENTSRHIEQGMDKMAAALLGAREVGFTVLSISLSLVAVFIPLLFMDGQIGRLFKEFAVTLSVAVMISLVISLTTTPMMCAWFLRDEDTVSSEPQGRMARTLEAGYSWMLRIYERSLDWALHSKALVMAILVVVIGMNGYLFVHVQKGFFPQQDNGQLAGGLRADQSISSTAMADKLKDALAIIQRDPAVDTVVGFSGGSRAGGGFMFINLKPVKERDVTSLQVVARLRPQLSQITGLRVFLNPVQDLRMGGRSSNSTYQYTLKSDNTADLKKWATRLADRLKQEALLQDVDTDQAENGVEVYVDVDKQAAARLGVNSKAINNALYNAFGQRSVATIYSDLNQYSVIMEWAPEYTRGPPALQDIYVPSNLAGTVGTAANPALKSASTGNVISTAADTMVPLSAFAKVVERPAPTSVNHQDGELATTISFNLDEGVALSEAQAVIRQAEADIAMPINVRGSFQGTALSFQKTQSQQLYLILAALVVIYIVLGILYESLVHPVTVLSTLPSAGVGAVIALMLFDMQFTVIALIGVFLLIGIVKKNAILIIDFALEAQRARGISATDAVREACVLRFRPILMTTLAAALGALPLAIGFGQGSELRQPLGIAIIGGLLASQVLTLVTTPVVYVLMDKLRRHAPDERYLSRAQPQEAGPAPG, encoded by the coding sequence ATGAATCTGTCCTTGCCGTTTGTCAAACGCCCGGTGGCCACGGTTTTGCTGACCATCGGTATCGCGCTGGCGGGAATGGCAGCATTCTTTGTGCTGCCGGTGGCGCCGCTTCCCCAGGTGGACTACCCGGTGATTTCGGTATCGGCCAGCCTGTCAGGTGCCAGCCCCGAGAACATGGCATCGAGCGTGGCCACGCCCCTGGAGCGACACCTGGGCGTGATTGCTGGCGTCAACGAGATGACGTCGAACAGCTCGACGGGCTCCTCGCGCGTCACCCTGCAGTTTGATCTCAATCGCAATATCGACGGCGCCGCGCGGGAGGTGCAGGCCGCCATCAATGCGGCACGCACCGATCTGCCATCCGACCTGCGCAGCAACCCCACGTACCGCAAGATCAATCCGTCCGATGCGCCGGTCATCATCCTGGCGATGACATCGCCCACACGCACACCCGGCGAGCTGTACGACGAGGTCTCGAACGTGGTGAGCCAGCGCATCTCGCAGGTCGATGGTGTCGGCGATGTGGAAATTGGTGGCGGGTCGCTGCCATCGGTGCGTGTGGAGCTGCTGCCGCAGGCCCTGAGCAAGTACGGCATTGCCACCGAGGACGTGCGTGCCGCCATCCAGGCCGCCAACGCCAACCGTCCCAAGGGAGCCATTGAGAATGAAGGCAACCGCCTGCAGATCTATACCCCTGCGCCCGAGCGCAAGGCATCCTGGTACCAGGGCCTGGTGGTGGGCTGGCGCGACAATGGCGCCGTCAAGCTGGGCGATGTGGCACGCGTGATCGACGGCCCGGCCAACGTGCACACCATGGGCCTGTTCAATGGCCAGCCCGCCATTCTGGTGCTGATCACGCGCCAGCCGGGGGCGAACATCATCGACACGGTTGACAACGTGCGCAAGCTGTTGCCTGAGTTGCAGGCGCAATTGCCCAAGGATGTGAACATCCAGGTGGCCAGCGACAGCACCAATTCCATCCGTTCGTCGCTGCGCGAGATCGAGACGACGCTGATGGTGTCCGTCGCACTGGTGGTGCTGGTGGTGGGCGTCTTCATCAGAAAGGCGCGTGCGACGGTCATCCCGGCAGTGGCGACCGTGGTGTCGCTGCTGGGGACCTTCGCCATCATGTATCTGCTGGGCTTCAGCCTGAACAACCTGAGCCTGATGGCACTCACCGTGGCAACCGGCTTTGTGGTGGACGACGCGATTGTGGTGCTGGAAAACACCAGCCGCCACATCGAGCAGGGCATGGACAAGATGGCTGCGGCCTTGCTGGGTGCCCGCGAAGTGGGTTTTACCGTGCTGTCGATCAGCCTGTCGCTGGTGGCGGTGTTCATTCCGCTTCTGTTCATGGACGGGCAGATCGGCCGACTGTTCAAGGAGTTCGCCGTCACCCTGTCGGTGGCGGTGATGATCTCGCTGGTGATCTCGCTCACCACCACGCCGATGATGTGTGCGTGGTTCCTGCGCGATGAGGATACCGTCAGCTCCGAACCCCAGGGCCGCATGGCGCGGACGCTGGAGGCCGGCTACTCCTGGATGCTGCGCATCTATGAGCGCAGCCTGGACTGGGCGCTGCACAGCAAGGCGCTGGTCATGGCCATTCTGGTGGTGGTGATTGGGATGAACGGCTATCTCTTCGTGCATGTGCAAAAGGGCTTCTTCCCGCAGCAGGACAACGGCCAGCTGGCTGGCGGTCTGCGTGCGGACCAGAGCATCTCGTCCACGGCCATGGCCGACAAGCTCAAGGATGCGCTGGCCATCATTCAGCGCGACCCTGCTGTGGACACCGTGGTGGGCTTTTCGGGCGGCAGCCGTGCGGGTGGCGGCTTCATGTTCATTAACCTCAAGCCAGTGAAGGAGCGCGATGTGACCAGCCTGCAGGTGGTGGCGCGCCTGCGGCCACAGCTGTCGCAGATCACCGGCCTGCGTGTATTCCTCAACCCGGTGCAGGATCTGCGCATGGGCGGGCGCTCGTCCAACTCCACCTACCAGTACACGCTCAAGAGCGACAACACGGCAGATCTGAAGAAATGGGCCACGCGCCTTGCCGACCGTCTCAAGCAGGAGGCGTTGCTGCAGGACGTGGATACTGACCAGGCAGAAAACGGCGTCGAGGTGTATGTGGATGTGGACAAGCAGGCCGCCGCGCGCCTGGGCGTCAACTCCAAGGCCATCAACAATGCGCTCTACAACGCATTTGGCCAGCGCTCGGTTGCCACCATCTACAGCGATCTGAACCAGTATTCGGTCATCATGGAGTGGGCGCCCGAGTACACGCGCGGACCGCCTGCGCTGCAGGATATCTATGTGCCGTCCAACCTGGCGGGTACTGTGGGAACGGCGGCCAACCCGGCGCTCAAAAGTGCCTCGACCGGCAATGTCATCAGCACGGCTGCCGACACCATGGTGCCGCTGTCTGCCTTTGCCAAGGTGGTAGAACGGCCCGCACCCACATCGGTCAACCACCAGGATGGCGAGCTGGCCACGACGATCTCGTTCAACCTGGACGAAGGTGTGGCGCTGAGCGAGGCGCAGGCCGTGATCCGGCAGGCGGAAGCCGATATCGCCATGCCGATCAATGTACGCGGTAGTTTTCAGGGCACGGCGCTCAGCTTCCAGAAGACGCAGTCGCAGCAGCTGTACCTGATTCTCGCGGCGCTCGTGGTGATCTACATCGTGCTGGGCATTCTGTATGAAAGCCTGGTGCATCCGGTCACGGTGCTGTCTACCTTGCCGTCGGCAGGTGTGGGTGCGGTGATTGCGCTGATGCTGTTCGACATGCAATTCACAGTGATTGCGCTCATCGGCGTGTTTCTGCTGATCGGCATCGTCAAGAAGAACGCGATCCTGATCATCGATTTTGCGCTGGAAGCGCAGCGCGCGCGGGGCATCAGCGCCACGGATGCCGTGCGCGAAGCCTGCGTGCTGCGCTTCCGTCCCATTCTGATGACCACCCTGGCTGCCGCGTTGGGTGCGCTGCCGTTGGCCATCGGCTTTGGGCAAGGGTCGGAGCTGCGCCAGCCACTGGGCATCGCCATCATCGGCGGCCTGTTGGCCAGCCAGGTGCTGACGCTGGTAACCACACCTGTCGTGTATGTGCTGATGGACAAGCTGCGTCGCCATGCGCCCGATGAGCGCTATCTGAGCCGTGCGCAGCCGCAAGAGGCCGGGCCTGCACCGGGTTAA
- a CDS encoding DMT family transporter → MAHSSTVSPGAGLRGSSAQAKTGGGTWRMVAAMLLSGTIGLVVIESGLQVELVVLLRCLLGALGLGAWLWWRKAWVAPSRSGFWMMAAGGAALVGNWVALFHAYAYVGIAVATVVYHVQPFLLVLAAALGGEALRWRQWPWMLLALAGVVLTSGLGSDASLAGPHAAAGLPIWGVLLALLAAALYTVTVITTRRVKNTAPAQIAMVQMLAGGSLLALWQAPALAAMVLQGWQQPEGVPLTQTVACVLVVGLVHTSLMYGLMYGAFQRLGAAAIAMLSFVYPAVALLVDLWWFGTHPAPAQWLGMGLIVVAVVGYRWQELRAVQR, encoded by the coding sequence ATGGCGCATTCAAGTACGGTCTCTCCGGGGGCAGGATTGAGGGGCTCTTCAGCCCAGGCGAAAACTGGCGGAGGCACCTGGCGCATGGTGGCCGCCATGCTGCTCTCGGGCACCATTGGTCTCGTGGTGATTGAAAGCGGCCTGCAGGTGGAGTTGGTGGTGCTGCTGCGCTGTCTGCTGGGTGCACTGGGGTTGGGTGCATGGCTGTGGTGGCGCAAGGCGTGGGTAGCGCCCAGCCGGAGCGGCTTCTGGATGATGGCTGCAGGCGGTGCGGCCCTGGTGGGCAACTGGGTGGCGCTGTTCCATGCCTACGCCTACGTTGGCATTGCGGTAGCCACGGTGGTCTACCATGTGCAGCCGTTCTTGCTGGTGCTGGCGGCAGCACTGGGTGGCGAGGCGCTGCGCTGGCGCCAATGGCCGTGGATGCTGCTGGCCCTGGCAGGCGTGGTGCTCACCAGTGGCCTGGGCAGCGATGCGTCCCTGGCGGGCCCACATGCAGCGGCAGGCCTGCCCATATGGGGGGTGTTGCTGGCCTTGCTGGCGGCAGCGCTCTACACGGTGACGGTGATCACCACCCGGCGCGTGAAGAACACCGCACCGGCGCAGATTGCCATGGTGCAGATGCTGGCGGGTGGATCGCTGCTGGCGCTGTGGCAGGCGCCGGCACTGGCCGCCATGGTGCTGCAGGGCTGGCAGCAGCCGGAAGGGGTTCCGCTTACGCAGACCGTGGCTTGCGTGCTGGTGGTGGGGCTGGTGCACACATCGCTCATGTATGGACTGATGTACGGTGCCTTCCAGCGCCTGGGGGCTGCGGCCATCGCCATGCTGAGCTTTGTCTATCCTGCCGTGGCCCTGCTGGTCGATCTGTGGTGGTTCGGCACGCACCCGGCGCCTGCGCAGTGGCTCGGCATGGGCCTGATCGTGGTGGCGGTGGTGGGCTATCGCTGGCAGGAATTGCGGGCCGTACAGCGCTGA
- a CDS encoding MdtA/MuxA family multidrug efflux RND transporter periplasmic adaptor subunit, which translates to MDHNSNNSAHPAHISQPSAAPLTSPAPKPRRRWVGSTIAVLLVAALAGGAWYLVQSKKAGSGGPGGPGFGGPGAMRSMTVTVGSATVKRQNLPVTLTAMGTVVPTNTVTLTTQVSGVLRDVLFTEGQMVKKGQKLAQIDPRPFEQALMQAKGQLARDQAQLDAARVTLKRYQTLWSQDSIARQDLDTQAATAKQLEGTVIADQAAVQSAQLNLGYSSITSPIDGRIGLRSIDPGNYVSAGGTTGIAVITKVAPIDVSFTVPQDHIPSVLDAQKQDGRLPVVALDRAGSKPLATGAFLTLDNLVDTTTGTVKAKARFDNADGALFPNQFVNTRLTLKDISTLVVPVTAIRTGGNGDFVYVINQDRTVNQRTVIRGMSTVEWVAISSGLKEGELVVTEGADRLKDGASVALQGDTPTQAPGASSGRRGNRGEGGSGGRRGGAGRSGDAPAASGAAANGGGGGAATGNPAGVVPNAAQPTPASPAVPVPDVVPTTPASSAAPATPAKAQ; encoded by the coding sequence ATGGACCACAATTCCAACAATTCCGCCCATCCTGCCCATATTTCCCAGCCTTCTGCTGCGCCGCTGACCAGTCCGGCCCCCAAGCCGCGCAGGCGCTGGGTGGGCTCCACCATTGCCGTGCTGCTGGTGGCGGCGTTGGCGGGCGGTGCCTGGTACCTGGTGCAAAGCAAAAAAGCCGGCAGCGGCGGGCCGGGCGGCCCCGGCTTTGGCGGCCCGGGTGCGATGCGGTCCATGACCGTGACAGTCGGCAGCGCCACTGTCAAACGGCAGAACCTGCCGGTGACTCTGACCGCGATGGGCACGGTGGTGCCCACCAACACCGTCACCCTGACCACCCAGGTTTCCGGCGTGCTGCGCGATGTGCTGTTTACCGAAGGCCAGATGGTGAAAAAAGGCCAGAAGCTGGCGCAGATCGACCCCCGACCCTTCGAGCAGGCGCTGATGCAGGCCAAGGGCCAACTGGCGCGTGACCAGGCCCAGCTGGACGCCGCGCGCGTCACCTTGAAGCGCTACCAGACGCTGTGGAGCCAGGACTCCATCGCCCGCCAGGACCTGGATACGCAGGCGGCCACTGCCAAGCAACTGGAAGGCACGGTGATCGCCGATCAGGCAGCGGTGCAGTCCGCGCAACTGAACCTGGGGTACTCCAGCATCACGTCGCCCATTGATGGCCGCATCGGTCTGCGCAGCATCGACCCCGGCAACTATGTGAGCGCGGGTGGCACCACAGGCATTGCCGTCATCACCAAGGTGGCGCCTATCGATGTGAGCTTTACCGTGCCGCAAGACCATATCCCCTCGGTTCTCGACGCGCAAAAGCAGGACGGGCGCCTGCCCGTGGTCGCGCTGGACCGCGCGGGCAGCAAACCGCTGGCCACTGGTGCATTCCTCACCTTGGACAATCTGGTGGATACCACGACGGGTACCGTCAAGGCCAAGGCACGGTTTGACAATGCCGACGGCGCGCTGTTTCCCAACCAGTTCGTCAACACCAGATTGACGCTCAAGGACATCAGCACTCTGGTGGTGCCGGTCACCGCCATCCGCACGGGCGGCAACGGTGACTTCGTCTATGTCATCAACCAGGACCGCACGGTGAACCAGCGCACCGTGATCCGGGGCATGAGCACGGTCGAGTGGGTGGCAATCAGCAGCGGCCTGAAAGAAGGCGAGCTGGTGGTGACCGAAGGTGCTGATCGCCTCAAGGACGGAGCCAGTGTTGCCCTGCAAGGCGACACACCCACGCAAGCGCCGGGCGCCAGCAGTGGCCGCCGAGGCAACCGGGGCGAGGGCGGTAGCGGAGGACGGCGCGGCGGCGCGGGCCGCTCGGGCGATGCGCCTGCAGCTTCCGGCGCTGCGGCCAACGGTGGTGGAGGCGGCGCAGCCACGGGCAACCCGGCCGGGGTGGTGCCCAATGCGGCGCAACCCACACCGGCCTCGCCTGCAGTGCCGGTCCCTGACGTGGTGCCCACGACGCCTGCCTCTTCTGCGGCTCCGGCAACGCCCGCCAAGGCGCAGTAA
- a CDS encoding efflux RND transporter permease subunit — protein MSPSRPFIQRPVATALLMVAIVLSGLVGFKLLPLSALPEVDYPTIQVQTLYPGASPEVMSRTVTAPLERQLGQMSGLDRMSSTSAAGVSMVTLQFQLGLSLDVAEQEVQAAINASSALLPADLPAPPVYAKVNPADTPVLSLSITSKELPLTEVQNIVNTRLAQKISQVSGVGLVTLEGGQKPAMRIQANTQALAANGITLSTLRTAISNANSNTAKGSFDGPKRAYSINSNDQLLTAEAYMNLVVSWKNGAPVYMKDVAQVVASAENDRLAAWVDETPAIVVNVQRQPGANVIATVDAIKARLPELTASLPASVEVKVLTDRTTGIRASVEHVQMELALAVIMVVLVIFFFLHSLRATVIASLAVPISLIGSCGLMYLLGYSLNNLSLMALTIATGFVVDDAIVMIENIARYIEEGETPMAAALKGASQIGFTIISLTVSLIAVLIPLLFMGDIVGRLFREFAVTLAITILISAVVSLTLVPMMSARWLKHEDTGAHSHGWVGAVQRGFDKVIHHYDRGLQWVFRHQGLTLVVAVATLALTGLLYLMIPKGLFPTQDTGQLKAQIVAAQEVSFARMSALQQQAVSAILHDPDVESVSSVVGVDAANNTMLNTGSLSINLKRPHDAQDAVMQRLRDRVGQVAGVSIFLQPAQDLTIDSQSGPTEYRLSIGGVSTDEVNQWTQKLAARLQEVPEVRNATSDAGRQGLSAYVNVDRDTASRLGISASSIDDTLYSAFGQRIVSTIFTETNQYRVILEAQQGQLNSVQTLGNLAINANSTGATPLSAIARIEEQMAPLQVTRVAQYPAATLGFDTAPGVSLGHAVDAIKQAAQDIGMPRSLTMEFLGAAGAYQKSLTSQLLLILAALVCVYIVLGVLYESYVHPMTILSTLPSAGVGALLALMLSGNDLGVIGIIGIILLIGIVKKNAIMMIDFAIDAERSQGMAPQDAIHQAALLRFRPILMTTLAALFAALPLMFGWGDGAELRRPLGLAIFGGLMLSQLLTLFTTPVIYLAFDRLGARFRRKPQTPAPGGSVNDGGAGDGVAA, from the coding sequence ATGAGTCCTTCCCGTCCATTCATTCAAAGGCCGGTGGCCACGGCCTTGCTGATGGTGGCCATTGTGCTGTCGGGCCTGGTCGGCTTCAAGCTGCTGCCCTTGTCGGCGCTGCCCGAGGTCGATTACCCCACGATCCAGGTGCAGACCCTGTACCCCGGCGCCAGCCCCGAGGTGATGAGCCGCACGGTAACGGCGCCGCTGGAGCGGCAGCTCGGCCAGATGTCCGGGCTCGACCGCATGTCGTCCACCAGCGCGGCAGGGGTCTCCATGGTCACCCTGCAGTTTCAGCTGGGCCTGTCGCTGGATGTGGCCGAGCAGGAGGTGCAGGCCGCCATCAATGCCAGCAGTGCGCTGCTGCCTGCCGATCTGCCTGCGCCGCCTGTCTATGCCAAGGTCAACCCGGCCGATACGCCGGTACTGAGCCTGTCTATTACCTCCAAAGAGCTGCCACTGACGGAGGTGCAGAACATCGTCAATACGCGGCTGGCGCAAAAGATCAGCCAGGTCTCGGGCGTGGGTCTGGTCACACTCGAAGGCGGGCAGAAGCCGGCCATGCGCATCCAGGCCAACACGCAAGCGCTGGCGGCCAACGGCATCACCTTGAGCACGCTGCGCACCGCCATCAGCAATGCCAACTCCAACACTGCCAAAGGCAGCTTTGATGGCCCCAAGCGCGCCTACTCCATCAACAGCAACGACCAGTTGCTGACTGCCGAGGCCTACATGAACCTCGTGGTCAGCTGGAAGAACGGAGCGCCGGTCTACATGAAGGACGTGGCCCAGGTGGTGGCCAGCGCCGAGAACGACCGCCTCGCAGCCTGGGTGGACGAGACACCAGCCATCGTCGTGAACGTGCAGCGCCAGCCCGGCGCCAATGTGATCGCCACGGTCGATGCCATCAAGGCGCGCTTGCCGGAGCTCACGGCCTCCCTGCCCGCATCGGTGGAGGTGAAGGTGCTGACCGACCGCACCACAGGCATCCGCGCTTCGGTGGAGCATGTGCAGATGGAACTGGCGCTGGCCGTCATCATGGTGGTGCTGGTGATCTTCTTCTTCTTGCACAGCCTGCGCGCCACGGTGATTGCCAGCTTGGCGGTGCCGATCTCGCTCATCGGCAGCTGCGGCCTGATGTACCTGCTGGGCTACAGCCTCAACAACCTGAGCCTGATGGCGCTGACGATTGCGACCGGCTTCGTGGTGGATGACGCGATCGTGATGATCGAGAACATCGCCCGCTACATCGAGGAGGGCGAGACGCCGATGGCGGCAGCGCTCAAGGGTGCGTCGCAGATCGGTTTCACCATCATCTCGCTCACCGTGTCGCTGATCGCGGTGCTGATACCGCTTCTGTTCATGGGCGATATCGTGGGCCGGCTGTTCCGCGAGTTTGCGGTCACCCTGGCTATCACCATCCTCATCTCTGCCGTGGTGTCGCTCACCCTCGTGCCCATGATGTCGGCGCGCTGGCTCAAGCACGAAGACACGGGCGCACACAGCCATGGCTGGGTGGGGGCCGTGCAGCGCGGCTTTGACAAGGTGATCCACCACTACGACCGGGGGCTGCAGTGGGTGTTTCGCCACCAGGGCCTGACCCTGGTGGTGGCCGTGGCCACCCTGGCGCTGACCGGATTGCTGTACCTGATGATTCCCAAGGGACTGTTCCCGACCCAGGACACGGGCCAGCTCAAGGCCCAGATCGTGGCCGCGCAGGAGGTGTCTTTTGCCCGCATGAGCGCGCTGCAGCAGCAGGCGGTGAGCGCCATCCTGCACGATCCGGATGTGGAATCGGTCAGTTCGGTCGTCGGTGTGGATGCCGCCAACAACACCATGCTGAATACAGGCAGCCTGTCGATCAACCTCAAGCGGCCGCATGATGCGCAGGACGCGGTGATGCAGCGCCTGCGTGACCGCGTGGGCCAGGTGGCGGGCGTGTCGATCTTTCTGCAGCCAGCGCAGGATCTGACCATCGATTCGCAGAGCGGGCCTACCGAGTACCGCCTGTCGATCGGTGGTGTGAGCACCGACGAGGTGAACCAGTGGACGCAAAAGCTGGCCGCCCGCCTGCAGGAGGTGCCCGAGGTGCGCAATGCCACCAGCGACGCCGGTCGCCAGGGGCTGTCGGCCTATGTGAATGTGGACCGCGACACCGCATCGCGCCTCGGCATCAGTGCCAGTAGCATTGATGACACGCTCTACAGCGCCTTTGGCCAGCGCATCGTCTCCACCATCTTCACCGAGACCAACCAGTACCGTGTAATCCTGGAGGCGCAGCAGGGCCAGTTGAACAGCGTGCAGACCTTGGGCAATCTGGCCATCAACGCCAACAGCACGGGGGCCACGCCGCTGTCGGCCATTGCACGGATCGAAGAGCAGATGGCGCCGCTGCAGGTCACCCGTGTGGCCCAGTACCCCGCAGCCACGCTGGGCTTTGACACTGCGCCCGGCGTGTCGCTGGGCCATGCGGTCGACGCGATCAAGCAGGCTGCGCAGGACATCGGCATGCCCCGGTCGCTGACCATGGAGTTCCTGGGCGCGGCCGGCGCGTACCAGAAGTCGCTCACCAGCCAGTTGCTGCTGATCCTGGCTGCGCTGGTGTGTGTATACATCGTGCTGGGTGTGCTGTACGAGAGCTATGTGCACCCGATGACCATCCTCTCCACCCTGCCGTCTGCAGGTGTGGGCGCCTTGCTGGCGCTGATGCTGAGCGGCAATGACCTGGGCGTGATCGGCATCATCGGGATCATCCTGCTGATCGGTATCGTCAAGAAGAACGCGATCATGATGATCGACTTTGCCATCGATGCCGAACGCAGCCAGGGCATGGCGCCGCAGGATGCGATCCACCAGGCGGCGCTGCTGCGCTTCCGTCCCATCCTGATGACCACGCTGGCCGCGCTGTTTGCTGCGCTGCCTCTGATGTTCGGCTGGGGCGATGGTGCAGAGCTGCGCCGCCCGCTGGGCCTGGCAATCTTTGGCGGGCTGATGCTCAGCCAGCTGCTCACGCTCTTCACCACGCCGGTGATCTACCTCGCCTTTGACCGGCTGGGTGCACGTTTTCGCCGCAAGCCTCAGACCCCCGCGCCTGGCGGCAGCGTGAATGATGGCGGCGCAGGCGACGGAGTGGCGGCATGA